Proteins encoded within one genomic window of Mesorhizobium sp. AR10:
- a CDS encoding cytochrome b, whose product MSEGHSTYTPKTGLGRWFDARMPLPRLVYDSFVAYPVPRNLNYAWTFGGILSIMLVAQILTGIVLAMHYTADSNLAFDSVEKIMRDVNSGWLLRYLHSNGASFFFVAVYIHIFRGLYYGSYKAPRELLWILGCIIYLLMMATGFMGYVLPWGQMSFWGATVITGFFTAIPLVGEWIQQLLLGGFAVDNPTLNRFFALHYLLPFMIAGVVVLHVWALHVVGQSNPTGIEVKSKTDTIAFTPYATIKDAFGMIVFLFFFAYFVFYMPNYLGHPDNYIVANPLKTPAHIVPEWYFLPFYAILRAITFNIGPINSKLGGVLCMFGAIVMLFLVPWLDTSKVRSAVYRPWYKLFFWLFAANAIFLGWLGSQPAEGSFVLMAQMATLFYFAFFLIALPVLGLIETPRRLPNSITEAVLEKNKGGGGGHPASATASPETKG is encoded by the coding sequence ATGAGCGAGGGACACTCGACCTACACGCCCAAGACCGGTCTCGGACGCTGGTTCGACGCCCGCATGCCGCTGCCGCGGCTGGTCTATGACAGCTTCGTCGCCTATCCGGTGCCGCGCAACCTCAACTATGCGTGGACCTTCGGCGGTATCCTGTCGATCATGCTGGTGGCGCAGATCCTGACCGGCATCGTGCTGGCCATGCACTATACGGCTGACAGCAATCTCGCCTTCGATTCGGTCGAAAAGATCATGCGCGACGTGAATTCGGGCTGGCTGTTGCGCTACCTGCATTCGAACGGCGCCTCGTTCTTCTTCGTCGCCGTCTACATCCACATCTTCCGCGGCCTCTACTACGGCTCCTACAAGGCGCCGCGCGAGCTTCTGTGGATCCTCGGCTGCATCATCTATCTCCTGATGATGGCGACCGGCTTCATGGGCTATGTGCTGCCCTGGGGGCAGATGAGCTTCTGGGGCGCCACCGTCATCACCGGCTTCTTCACTGCCATTCCGCTGGTCGGCGAGTGGATCCAGCAGTTGCTGCTCGGCGGCTTTGCCGTCGACAACCCGACGCTGAACCGCTTCTTTGCGCTGCACTATCTGCTGCCGTTCATGATCGCCGGCGTCGTCGTGCTGCACGTCTGGGCGTTGCATGTGGTCGGGCAGTCGAATCCCACCGGAATCGAGGTCAAGTCGAAGACCGACACCATCGCCTTCACCCCTTACGCGACCATCAAGGACGCGTTCGGCATGATCGTGTTCCTGTTCTTCTTCGCCTATTTCGTCTTCTACATGCCGAACTATCTCGGACATCCCGACAACTACATTGTCGCCAACCCGCTGAAGACGCCCGCCCACATCGTGCCGGAATGGTACTTCCTGCCCTTCTACGCGATCCTGCGCGCCATCACCTTCAACATCGGGCCGATCAACTCCAAGCTCGGCGGCGTGCTGTGCATGTTCGGCGCCATCGTCATGCTGTTCCTGGTGCCGTGGCTCGACACTTCGAAGGTGCGCTCGGCGGTCTACCGGCCCTGGTACAAGCTGTTCTTCTGGCTGTTCGCCGCAAATGCCATCTTCCTCGGCTGGCTGGGTTCGCAGCCGGCGGAAGGCAGCTTCGTGCTGATGGCGCAGATGGCAACCCTGTTCTACTTCGCCTTCTTCCTGATCGCGCTGCCGGTGCTTGGCCTGATCGAGACGCCGCGGCGGCTGCCGAATTCGATCACCGAGGCGGTGCTCGAGAAGAACAAGGGTGGCGGTGGCGGGCATCCGGCGAGCGCAACCGCGTCGCCGGAAACCAAGGGCTGA
- the corA gene encoding magnesium/cobalt transporter CorA — MIKAFVVDNDRLRTVDDLLQNSDEVVWADLLNPSKEEEAAIETWIGVAIPTREEMEEIEISSRLYIEDGAYFMTATLPAQTEADDPLMSPVTFVLAGSRLVTVRYHEPKAFTTFPLRAEKVATGCTSSDTVLIGLLEAIVDRLADILERAGRDVEAISRDIFQATSTKVSKRNRDFQELLKAIGRKEDIASSIRDSLISLQRLAGFLAHASTRTKMSKDIRARIKTLSRDVLSLADHATFLSQKISFLLDATLGMISIEQNAIIKIFSVAAVIFLPPTLVASIYGMNFDIIPELKWQIGYPFAIGLMILSAILPFWYFRRRGWL; from the coding sequence ATGATCAAGGCCTTCGTCGTGGACAATGATCGGCTGCGCACCGTCGATGATCTCTTGCAAAACAGCGACGAGGTCGTCTGGGCCGACCTCCTGAATCCGAGCAAGGAAGAAGAAGCCGCGATCGAGACGTGGATCGGTGTTGCCATTCCGACGCGCGAGGAGATGGAGGAGATCGAGATTTCGAGTCGCCTCTATATCGAGGACGGCGCCTATTTCATGACCGCCACGCTGCCCGCCCAGACCGAAGCCGACGATCCGCTGATGTCGCCGGTCACCTTCGTGCTCGCCGGCTCAAGGCTGGTCACCGTGCGCTACCATGAGCCGAAGGCGTTCACGACCTTTCCTCTGCGCGCCGAGAAAGTGGCAACCGGCTGCACCAGCAGCGACACCGTCCTGATCGGCCTGCTGGAGGCGATCGTCGACCGCCTCGCCGACATTCTGGAGCGCGCCGGCCGCGACGTCGAAGCGATCTCGCGCGACATCTTCCAGGCGACCTCGACCAAGGTTTCCAAGCGCAACCGCGATTTCCAGGAGCTGCTGAAGGCCATCGGCCGCAAGGAGGACATTGCGTCTTCGATCCGCGACAGCCTGATCTCGCTGCAGCGCCTTGCCGGCTTCCTCGCTCATGCCTCGACCCGGACCAAGATGAGCAAGGACATCCGCGCGCGCATCAAGACCTTGTCGCGCGATGTGCTGTCGCTCGCCGACCATGCCACCTTCCTGTCGCAGAAGATCTCCTTCCTGCTCGACGCGACGCTCGGCATGATCTCGATCGAGCAGAACGCCATCATCAAGATCTTCTCCGTCGCCGCCGTCATCTTCCTGCCGCCGACGCTGGTGGCTTCGATCTACGGCATGAATTTCGACATCATCCCCGAGCTCAAATGGCAGATCGGCTATCCCTTCGCCATCGGCTTGATGATCCTGTCGGCGATCCTGCCGTTCTGGTATTTCCGCCGCCGCGGCTGGCTGTAG
- the ychF gene encoding redox-regulated ATPase YchF — protein sequence MGFKCGIVGLPNVGKSTLFNALTRTAAAQAANYPFCTIEPNTGEVAVPDPRLQKIASIAKSKEIIPTRISFVDIAGLVRGASKGEGLGNQFLANIREVDAIVHVLRCFEDDDITHVEGRIDPVADAETVETELMLADLDSLERRIVQIRKRAGSKDKEATTVLPMMESALELLQAGKPTRILLNGISAEDLRILQGLNLLTSHPVLYVCNVAEVDAAIGNEHTKAVEKMAAAQGASAVVISAAIEAEVAQLSDEEEMEFLSSLGLDEPGLNKVIRAGYELLQLITYFTAGPKETRAWTVHKGAKAPQAAGVIHTDFERGFIRAQTIAYNDFVTLGGEVAAKEAGKARDEGKEYVVQDGDVLLFKFNT from the coding sequence ATGGGTTTCAAATGCGGCATCGTTGGCTTGCCCAACGTCGGCAAGTCGACGCTTTTCAACGCGCTGACCCGGACGGCGGCGGCTCAGGCCGCCAACTATCCGTTCTGCACCATCGAACCGAACACCGGCGAGGTGGCGGTGCCCGATCCGCGCCTGCAGAAGATAGCCTCCATCGCCAAGTCGAAGGAGATCATCCCGACCCGCATTTCCTTTGTCGATATTGCCGGCCTGGTGCGCGGCGCCTCGAAGGGCGAAGGGCTGGGCAACCAGTTCCTCGCCAACATCCGCGAGGTCGACGCCATCGTGCATGTGCTGCGCTGCTTCGAGGATGACGACATCACCCATGTCGAAGGCCGCATCGACCCTGTCGCCGACGCCGAGACTGTCGAGACCGAGCTGATGCTCGCCGACCTCGACAGCCTCGAACGCCGCATCGTGCAGATCCGAAAGCGCGCCGGCAGCAAGGACAAGGAAGCGACCACCGTGCTGCCGATGATGGAATCGGCACTCGAACTGCTGCAGGCCGGCAAGCCGACGCGCATCCTGCTCAACGGTATTTCGGCGGAGGATTTGCGGATCCTGCAGGGGCTGAACCTGTTGACCTCGCACCCCGTGCTCTATGTCTGCAATGTTGCGGAAGTCGATGCCGCCATCGGCAACGAACACACCAAGGCGGTGGAAAAAATGGCCGCGGCGCAAGGCGCCAGCGCCGTCGTCATCTCCGCTGCGATCGAGGCCGAAGTCGCCCAGCTCTCGGATGAAGAAGAGATGGAGTTCCTCTCCTCGCTCGGCCTCGACGAGCCAGGCCTGAACAAGGTCATACGCGCCGGCTATGAGCTTTTGCAGCTGATCACCTACTTCACCGCCGGGCCGAAGGAAACGCGCGCCTGGACCGTGCACAAGGGCGCCAAGGCGCCGCAGGCGGCAGGCGTCATCCACACCGATTTCGAGCGCGGCTTCATTCGCGCCCAGACCATCGCCTACAACGACTTCGTCACGCTGGGCGGCGAAGTGGCCGCCAAGGAAGCCGGCAAGGCCCGCGACGAAGGCAAGGAATATGTCGTCCAGGATGGCGACGTGCTGCTGTTCAAGTTCAACACCTGA
- a CDS encoding MaoC family dehydratase, with amino-acid sequence MTLDEFFHIGVTVTLGSHKFEPEAIKAFARKYDPQVFHVDEEAAKKSVFGGLCASGWHTAATWMKQNLETGMETEGISWAGPGPLPEFGPSPGFKNLKWLKPVYAGETVTFTRTALAHRPMVSRAGWRVLSLRAEAFDSTGEKVIEFESAVLVRVE; translated from the coding sequence GTGACCCTCGACGAGTTCTTTCACATCGGCGTCACCGTCACGCTCGGTTCGCACAAGTTCGAACCCGAGGCGATCAAGGCCTTCGCCAGGAAATACGATCCGCAGGTTTTCCATGTCGACGAGGAGGCGGCCAAGAAGAGCGTGTTCGGCGGTCTCTGCGCCTCCGGCTGGCACACCGCCGCCACCTGGATGAAGCAGAATCTGGAAACTGGCATGGAGACCGAGGGTATCAGCTGGGCGGGCCCTGGTCCCTTGCCCGAATTCGGCCCCTCCCCCGGATTCAAGAACCTCAAATGGCTGAAGCCTGTCTATGCCGGGGAAACCGTCACCTTCACCCGCACGGCGCTTGCCCACCGCCCCATGGTCTCACGCGCCGGCTGGCGAGTGCTCTCGCTGCGCGCCGAGGCTTTCGATTCGACCGGCGAGAAGGTCATCGAGTTCGAAAGTGCTGTCCTGGTGAGGGTGGAGTGA
- a CDS encoding cytochrome c1: protein MKKILTSLALFGLVVAGTGASSTVAFAAEEAHNAAAPTHFPIHEPKEMDWSFAGPFGTYDKAQLQRGLKVYKEVCAACHSMNLVAFRTLEDLGYSEAQVKALSAEYTVQDGPNDAGDMFERPGKPSDHFPAPFPNEQAAAAANGGAAPPDMSLLAKARGVVRGFPQFVFDIFTQYAQGGPDYIHSLLTGYDEQPPAGMVIPEGTHYNPYFMSGVSLTMPKPLSDGQVTYDDGSPQTVDQYSRDVSAFLMWAAEPHMEDRKKTGFRVLVFLLLFGALVYLTKRKVWAGVAH, encoded by the coding sequence ATGAAGAAGATTCTCACCTCGCTGGCGCTGTTCGGCCTCGTGGTCGCCGGCACTGGGGCCTCAAGCACCGTAGCCTTCGCCGCCGAGGAGGCGCACAACGCGGCCGCGCCGACGCATTTCCCGATCCACGAGCCGAAGGAGATGGACTGGAGCTTCGCCGGGCCGTTCGGCACCTACGACAAGGCCCAGCTGCAGCGCGGCCTGAAGGTCTACAAGGAAGTCTGCGCGGCCTGCCATTCGATGAATTTGGTGGCGTTCCGGACGTTGGAAGACCTTGGCTATTCGGAAGCGCAGGTCAAGGCGCTATCTGCCGAATATACAGTGCAGGACGGACCGAACGACGCCGGCGACATGTTCGAACGCCCCGGCAAGCCGTCCGATCATTTCCCGGCACCGTTCCCCAACGAGCAGGCCGCCGCCGCTGCCAATGGCGGGGCTGCCCCGCCCGACATGTCGCTGCTGGCCAAGGCGCGCGGCGTCGTGCGCGGTTTTCCGCAGTTCGTCTTCGACATCTTCACGCAATATGCCCAGGGCGGTCCCGACTACATCCATTCGCTGCTGACCGGCTATGACGAGCAGCCGCCGGCGGGCATGGTGATACCGGAAGGCACGCACTACAATCCCTACTTCATGTCCGGTGTGTCGCTGACAATGCCCAAGCCGCTCTCCGACGGCCAGGTGACCTATGACGACGGCTCGCCGCAGACCGTCGACCAGTATTCCCGCGACGTGTCGGCCTTCCTGATGTGGGCGGCCGAGCCGCATATGGAAGACCGCAAGAAGACCGGTTTTCGCGTGCTGGTCTTCCTGCTGCTGTTCGGCGCGCTGGTCTATCTGACCAAGCGCAAGGTGTGGGCCGGCGTGGCGCACTGA
- a CDS encoding adenine phosphoribosyltransferase codes for MKPSLEDTLLAAIRTIPDYPKPGILFRDITTLLGNARAFRRAIDELVHPYAGQKIDKIAGIEARGFILGGAVAHQLSAGFVPIRKKGKLPYETVRVAYSLEYGLDEMEMHKDGVAPGEKVILIDDLIATGGTAEAAVKLLRQIGADILAACFVIDLPDLGGRKKLEALGVPVRTLIGFEGH; via the coding sequence ATGAAACCTTCGCTCGAAGACACGCTGCTTGCCGCGATCCGCACTATTCCCGATTACCCGAAGCCCGGCATATTGTTTCGCGACATCACCACACTGCTTGGCAATGCGCGCGCTTTCCGCCGCGCCATCGACGAACTGGTGCATCCCTATGCCGGCCAGAAGATCGACAAGATCGCCGGCATCGAGGCGCGCGGCTTCATCCTCGGCGGTGCTGTCGCCCACCAGCTTTCGGCTGGCTTCGTGCCGATCCGCAAGAAGGGCAAGCTGCCTTACGAGACAGTGCGCGTCGCCTACAGCCTGGAATACGGGCTGGACGAAATGGAGATGCACAAGGACGGCGTTGCTCCGGGCGAGAAGGTGATCCTCATCGACGACCTGATCGCCACCGGCGGCACGGCAGAGGCGGCGGTGAAGCTGTTGCGGCAGATCGGCGCCGATATCCTCGCAGCCTGCTTCGTCATCGACCTGCCGGATCTCGGTGGACGCAAGAAGCTGGAGGCGCTGGGTGTGCCGGTGAGGACGCTGATCGGGTTTGAGGGGCATTGA
- a CDS encoding 50S ribosomal protein L25/general stress protein Ctc → MSHDTYELKAEAREQVGKGSARAVRRNGKVPAVIYGDKQPPQAIALTYKDIYYKIHGGGFLTTIATIDLDGKKIQVLPKDFQLDPVKDFPVHVDFLRIGKDTQVNVDVPVHFINEDKSPGIKRGGVLNIVRHEVEFHCPANAIPEFITVDLTGADIGDSIHISAVTLPAGVKPVISDRDFTIATIAGSSAMKPEVEETVEAAAPEAAPAAEEK, encoded by the coding sequence ATGAGCCACGATACTTACGAGCTCAAGGCCGAAGCGCGCGAACAGGTCGGTAAGGGGTCCGCCCGTGCAGTTCGCCGCAACGGTAAAGTGCCTGCAGTAATTTACGGTGACAAGCAGCCTCCCCAGGCGATCGCTCTCACCTACAAGGACATCTACTACAAGATCCATGGCGGTGGGTTTCTGACCACGATCGCCACGATTGATCTCGACGGCAAGAAGATCCAGGTCCTGCCGAAGGACTTCCAGCTCGACCCGGTCAAGGATTTCCCTGTCCATGTCGACTTCCTGCGCATCGGCAAGGACACCCAGGTCAATGTCGACGTGCCGGTGCACTTCATCAACGAAGACAAGTCGCCCGGCATCAAGCGCGGCGGCGTGCTCAACATCGTGCGTCACGAAGTCGAGTTCCACTGCCCGGCCAATGCGATCCCGGAATTCATCACCGTCGATCTCACCGGCGCCGACATCGGCGACTCGATCCACATCTCGGCGGTTACGCTGCCGGCCGGCGTCAAGCCGGTGATCTCCGATCGCGACTTCACCATCGCGACCATTGCCGGCTCCTCGGCGATGAAGCCGGAGGTGGAAGAGACGGTCGAAGCTGCGGCTCCCGAAGCGGCCCCTGCCGCCGAAGAGAAGTAA
- the pth gene encoding aminoacyl-tRNA hydrolase — MLLFAGLGNPGAKYANNRHNVGYMAADAIARRHSFSPWSKKFQGLIAEGTLAGEKIILIKPQTFMNLSGQAVGEALRFYKLGPSALTVFYDEIDLAAGKLRVKVGGGSGGHNGIRSLDQHVGKDFRRVRIGVGHPGVKEMVHGHVLGDFAKADREWLDVLLDAIADDAGLLAKGDDNSFMNRVTLALRDKLTPTGDDDRPPPKAPKAQSHIRQARSQQAPAKLPETGPMAAMLKKLFGGKD, encoded by the coding sequence ATGCTGCTGTTTGCAGGCCTCGGCAATCCGGGCGCGAAATACGCCAACAACCGGCACAATGTCGGCTACATGGCGGCGGACGCAATCGCCCGCCGCCATTCCTTTTCGCCCTGGTCGAAGAAATTCCAGGGCCTGATCGCCGAAGGCACGCTTGCCGGCGAAAAGATCATCCTGATCAAACCGCAGACCTTCATGAACCTCTCCGGCCAGGCGGTCGGCGAGGCGCTGCGCTTCTACAAGCTCGGCCCTTCCGCACTCACTGTCTTCTATGACGAGATCGACCTTGCCGCCGGCAAGCTGCGGGTCAAGGTCGGCGGCGGCTCGGGCGGCCACAACGGTATCCGCTCGCTTGACCAGCATGTCGGCAAGGACTTTCGCCGCGTGCGCATCGGCGTCGGCCATCCCGGCGTCAAGGAAATGGTGCATGGCCATGTGCTTGGCGACTTCGCCAAGGCTGACCGCGAATGGCTGGACGTGCTGCTCGATGCCATCGCCGACGACGCCGGACTGCTGGCCAAGGGCGACGACAATTCCTTCATGAACCGCGTGACGCTGGCCCTGCGCGACAAGCTCACGCCGACCGGCGATGATGATCGCCCGCCCCCGAAAGCGCCAAAGGCCCAGAGCCACATTCGCCAGGCACGGTCGCAACAGGCACCAGCCAAGCTGCCCGAAACCGGCCCGATGGCCGCCATGCTGAAGAAGCTGTTCGGCGGCAAGGATTGA
- a CDS encoding LacI family DNA-binding transcriptional regulator — MDQNKRPTIRNVAAEANVSVATVNRVLSGSGAVRQGTRERVRLAAEQIGFYGMGALRSRIAAARPRYKFGFLLHQPGRAFYRNIAEALRAAVPTIPECEIELRTEFLDDLSPQNVASRMLALGAECDAVGVVAAVHPLVTQAVDTLNARNVPVFALISQISATGHVRYIGLDNWKVGRTAAWVFEHVCKAPGKLGILVGNHRYRCQEMNESGFRSYFREHAPGFTLLEPLLTFESSAIAQEMTEKLLTENPDLCGLYVAGGGITGAIAALRSTGRAGSLVVVGYELMESTRPALLDGTLTFVISHPLARIAQEALAGMVRAVSAPNESGNVTTILPFEVYTRENI; from the coding sequence ATGGACCAGAACAAGCGGCCAACAATCAGGAATGTAGCCGCCGAGGCGAATGTTTCGGTGGCCACCGTCAACCGGGTGCTGAGCGGCTCGGGCGCCGTCCGCCAGGGCACGCGCGAGCGCGTCAGGTTGGCGGCGGAGCAGATCGGCTTCTACGGCATGGGCGCCCTGCGCAGCCGTATAGCGGCCGCCCGGCCGCGCTACAAATTCGGCTTCCTGCTGCATCAGCCCGGCCGCGCCTTCTACCGCAACATTGCCGAGGCGCTGCGTGCGGCAGTGCCAACGATCCCCGAATGCGAGATAGAGCTACGGACGGAATTTCTCGACGACCTGTCGCCGCAGAACGTCGCCTCGCGAATGCTGGCCCTGGGCGCCGAATGCGATGCCGTCGGCGTCGTCGCCGCGGTCCATCCGCTCGTCACCCAGGCGGTCGATACGCTCAATGCCCGCAACGTGCCGGTCTTCGCGCTGATCTCGCAGATCTCGGCGACGGGCCATGTCCGCTACATCGGGCTGGACAACTGGAAGGTCGGGCGCACCGCGGCCTGGGTGTTCGAACACGTCTGCAAGGCGCCCGGCAAGCTCGGCATCCTCGTCGGCAATCATCGCTACCGCTGCCAGGAGATGAACGAAAGCGGCTTTCGCTCCTATTTCCGCGAGCACGCCCCTGGCTTCACCCTGCTCGAGCCGCTGCTGACCTTCGAATCCAGCGCCATCGCGCAGGAGATGACCGAAAAGCTGCTCACCGAAAATCCGGATCTCTGCGGCCTCTATGTCGCCGGCGGCGGCATTACCGGCGCCATTGCAGCCCTTCGCTCCACCGGCCGCGCCGGCAGCCTCGTCGTCGTCGGCTACGAGCTGATGGAGTCGACCCGCCCGGCACTGCTCGACGGCACGCTGACCTTCGTCATCTCGCACCCGCTCGCCCGCATCGCGCAGGAAGCGCTGGCCGGCATGGTTCGCGCCGTCTCCGCGCCGAACGAGAGCGGCAACGTCACCACCATCCTGCCCTTCGAAGTATACACACGCGAAAACATCTAG
- a CDS encoding sterol desaturase family protein yields the protein MDDLKYGVRDKRGDWKPNGHIEAVPLWNWPPRLPKILAWLPGYIWPWNAFHMATALIYWFYVVPGVETMKTISWGWALWLYAVNAVAILVFYGIFELRYYIRRAQATRFKYNHKFPADAPSDVFWFQSQNLDNFLRSFFITIPLWTVVEVIFLWCFANGYVPWVGWQDHPVYLAALVLVVPAIHEVHFFFIHRLIHWGPLYRWIHSVHHNSINPSPWSSLSMHPVEGFLYHAVAFWHLIIPSNPIVALFQLHVAGFGAVNGHLGFDKLEVSEDTAVDSHAYAHYLHHKYFEVNYGGDGLIPLDRWFGTWHDGTKQGEAMMDARFQKKKERMNAKAAANH from the coding sequence ATGGACGATCTCAAATACGGCGTGCGCGACAAGCGCGGCGACTGGAAGCCGAACGGGCACATCGAGGCCGTGCCGTTGTGGAACTGGCCGCCGAGGCTGCCGAAGATCCTGGCATGGCTGCCCGGCTATATCTGGCCGTGGAATGCCTTCCACATGGCCACGGCGCTGATCTACTGGTTCTATGTCGTCCCCGGCGTCGAGACGATGAAGACCATCAGCTGGGGCTGGGCGCTGTGGCTTTATGCCGTCAACGCCGTGGCGATCCTGGTCTTCTACGGCATCTTCGAGCTGCGCTACTACATCAGGCGCGCCCAGGCGACGCGGTTCAAGTACAACCACAAATTCCCCGCCGATGCGCCCTCGGACGTGTTCTGGTTCCAGAGCCAGAACCTCGACAATTTCCTGCGCTCGTTCTTCATCACCATCCCGCTGTGGACCGTGGTCGAAGTCATTTTCCTGTGGTGCTTTGCCAATGGCTACGTGCCGTGGGTCGGCTGGCAGGATCACCCGGTCTACCTCGCAGCACTTGTGCTGGTCGTGCCGGCCATCCACGAGGTGCACTTCTTCTTCATCCACCGGTTGATCCATTGGGGACCGCTCTATCGCTGGATCCATTCGGTCCACCACAATTCGATCAACCCCTCGCCCTGGTCGTCGCTGTCGATGCATCCGGTGGAAGGGTTCCTCTACCACGCGGTGGCCTTCTGGCACCTGATCATCCCGTCCAATCCGATCGTCGCGCTGTTCCAGCTGCATGTTGCGGGCTTCGGCGCCGTCAACGGTCATCTCGGCTTCGACAAGCTGGAGGTGAGCGAGGACACGGCCGTCGATAGCCACGCCTACGCGCATTACCTGCACCACAAATATTTCGAGGTGAACTATGGCGGCGACGGGCTGATCCCGCTCGATCGGTGGTTCGGCACCTGGCACGACGGCACCAAGCAGGGCGAGGCCATGATGGACGCCCGCTTCCAGAAAAAGAAAGAGCGCATGAACGCCAAGGCTGCGGCGAACCATTGA
- a CDS encoding sugar ABC transporter substrate-binding protein, translating into MKRTTKLLTALMTAAVLATGATAAMAEGAKIFVIGGKADDPFWSKVKKGADDAGKVAELTGGSVTWLGPQNYDNLGPDAAKLIRTALSQKPSAIVGPDWVPEAMDDAFKEVVAAGVPLIIYNSGGMDAAKRLGAMNYVGNEEYAAGLGGGEYFGSHGAKNVLCVNTLPGSTNTEDRCKGIADAIAKSGGKSTQLPLPSSSFGNPTAVAEAIKAAVLKDNTLDGLITISAGDANSAANAISQASVGDKVKLASFDMDETGLQRIKDGTQMFSIDQQPYLQGYLAVSLLNGFVNYGLDLPTKPVLTGPGIVDAANVDATLAGAAAGAR; encoded by the coding sequence ATGAAACGTACCACGAAACTCTTGACGGCGCTGATGACCGCGGCCGTGCTGGCGACAGGTGCCACAGCCGCTATGGCCGAGGGGGCGAAGATCTTCGTCATCGGTGGCAAGGCGGACGATCCGTTCTGGTCGAAGGTCAAGAAAGGCGCCGACGATGCGGGCAAGGTCGCCGAATTGACGGGCGGCTCGGTGACCTGGCTCGGTCCGCAGAACTACGACAATCTCGGCCCGGACGCGGCCAAGCTGATCCGCACCGCGCTTAGCCAGAAGCCGAGCGCCATCGTCGGCCCGGACTGGGTGCCCGAGGCCATGGATGACGCCTTCAAGGAAGTCGTTGCCGCAGGCGTGCCGCTCATCATCTACAATTCCGGCGGCATGGATGCAGCCAAGCGGCTCGGCGCCATGAACTATGTCGGCAACGAGGAATACGCGGCCGGTCTCGGCGGCGGCGAATATTTCGGCAGCCACGGCGCCAAGAACGTGCTGTGCGTCAACACCTTGCCGGGCTCCACCAACACGGAAGACCGCTGCAAGGGCATTGCCGACGCGATCGCCAAGAGCGGCGGCAAATCCACCCAGCTGCCGCTGCCCTCATCCAGCTTCGGCAACCCGACCGCGGTCGCCGAGGCGATCAAGGCTGCCGTGCTGAAGGACAACACCCTCGACGGTCTCATCACCATCAGCGCCGGCGATGCCAACAGTGCCGCCAACGCCATCAGCCAGGCCAGTGTCGGCGACAAGGTCAAGCTCGCTTCGTTCGACATGGACGAAACCGGCCTGCAGCGCATCAAGGACGGCACGCAGATGTTCTCGATCGACCAGCAGCCCTATTTGCAGGGCTATCTTGCGGTGTCGCTGCTGAACGGCTTCGTCAACTATGGGCTGGACCTGCCGACGAAACCGGTGCTGACCGGACCGGGGATCGTCGACGCAGCCAATGTCGACGCGACGTTGGCTGGTGCGGCGGCCGGCGCCCGCTAA
- a CDS encoding MaoC family dehydratase — translation MTGKTWAYEDFVEGASLDLGTKLVSAAEIIEFAGEFDAQPMHLDEAAGKASILGGLAASGWHTCAMFMRMLCDAFLLDSTSQGAPGVDQVKWKKPVLAGDILSGNTTVLAKRLSKSRPQLGLITMRSELFNQRGESVFEFENTCMFLTREASA, via the coding sequence ATGACCGGAAAGACCTGGGCCTATGAGGATTTCGTCGAGGGCGCATCGCTCGACCTCGGCACCAAGCTGGTAAGTGCCGCCGAAATCATCGAATTCGCCGGGGAGTTCGATGCGCAGCCGATGCATCTCGACGAAGCGGCGGGAAAGGCCAGTATCCTTGGCGGGCTGGCGGCTTCGGGCTGGCACACCTGCGCGATGTTCATGCGCATGCTGTGCGACGCCTTCCTGCTGGACTCGACCTCGCAAGGTGCGCCCGGCGTCGACCAGGTCAAATGGAAGAAGCCGGTGCTGGCCGGCGACATCTTGAGCGGCAACACCACGGTCCTTGCCAAGCGGCTGTCCAAATCGAGGCCGCAACTCGGCTTGATCACCATGCGCAGCGAACTGTTCAACCAGCGCGGCGAAAGCGTCTTCGAATTCGAAAACACCTGCATGTTCCTGACCCGTGAGGCCAGCGCGTGA